From Rhizobium favelukesii, the proteins below share one genomic window:
- a CDS encoding heme/hemin ABC transporter substrate-binding protein — MKMRKEPRHKRLWALAFSAAAIVLSLAPVSDSLAAEKLDTTRLVSVGGDVTEIVYALGEQDRLIARDTTSMYPEAAMKLPDVGYMRALSPEGILAMNPTAIIAIEGSGPPEALNVLKSASVPFETVPNAYTREGILAKIDRVGELLGQPDKAKALEERVGADLDAAISDAKKRPESERKRVLFILSMQGGKIMASGTGTAADGIIKLSGSVNAVGNVPGYKPLTDEAIVEAKPDVILMMNRGDGSGTGNEDLLKQPALALTPAAQNKAIVRMDGLHLLGFGPRTAGAVRELNAAIYGN; from the coding sequence TTGAAGATGCGTAAGGAACCGCGCCACAAGCGGCTTTGGGCACTGGCGTTTTCGGCGGCGGCGATCGTGCTGTCGCTGGCTCCCGTCTCGGATTCCCTGGCGGCCGAGAAACTGGATACGACGCGCCTCGTATCGGTCGGCGGCGACGTCACCGAGATCGTCTACGCGCTGGGTGAGCAGGATCGGTTGATCGCCCGCGACACGACGAGCATGTATCCCGAAGCGGCGATGAAGCTGCCCGACGTCGGCTACATGCGCGCCCTGTCGCCGGAAGGCATCCTTGCGATGAACCCGACGGCCATCATCGCCATCGAAGGATCCGGACCTCCGGAAGCACTGAATGTTCTAAAGAGCGCCAGCGTTCCGTTCGAGACCGTCCCGAATGCCTATACGCGTGAGGGCATCCTCGCGAAGATCGACCGCGTCGGCGAACTTCTTGGGCAGCCGGACAAGGCAAAGGCATTGGAAGAAAGGGTCGGCGCAGACCTCGACGCGGCGATTTCCGACGCCAAGAAGCGGCCCGAAAGCGAGCGCAAGCGTGTCCTCTTTATCCTCAGCATGCAGGGCGGCAAGATCATGGCATCCGGTACCGGCACTGCCGCCGACGGCATCATCAAGCTTTCGGGCTCCGTCAATGCCGTGGGCAACGTCCCCGGCTACAAGCCGCTGACCGACGAAGCGATCGTGGAAGCAAAGCCCGACGTCATTTTGATGATGAACCGCGGCGATGGTTCGGGTACTGGCAATGAAGACCTTCTCAAGCAGCCCGCACTGGCCCTGACACCGGCGGCGCAGAACAAGGCGATCGTCCGTATGGACGGCCTGCACCTGCTTGGTTTCGGCCCCCGCACTGCAGGCGCCGTCCGTGAGTTGAACGCGGCGATCTACGGGAACTGA
- a CDS encoding FecCD family ABC transporter permease: MALQDAMGQKRAMFSLTGLRERHRTGDRSRLALLAIVLLAVGSVLSLLFSVTTGASNASFLDVIAKVAGSDDALNARDRIIIFDIRMPRAILGFLVGGSLAVSGAIMQGLFRNPLADPGLVGVSSGASLGAVVIIVLASTFAAPLYTLLGIYALPIAAFCGGLASTWLLYRIATGYGQTSVATMLLAGIALGSLAGALTGLLIYMANDQQLRDLTFWGMGSLAGATWAKIAAAAPIILLSFAAIPFMARGLNAITLGEATAFHMGVPVQRLKNIAIVSVAAATGASVAVSGGIGFVGIVVPHVLRMSIGPDHRFLLPASALLGGSLLIFADVLARTIVAPAELPIGIITAAVGGPFFLWILLRHRARLAL; the protein is encoded by the coding sequence ATGGCTCTTCAGGACGCCATGGGACAGAAGCGTGCGATGTTTTCGCTGACAGGTCTGCGGGAGCGTCACAGGACGGGCGATCGCAGCCGCCTCGCCCTGCTGGCGATCGTTCTGCTTGCGGTCGGCTCCGTCCTGTCCCTGTTGTTTTCGGTGACAACGGGCGCTTCCAACGCCTCGTTCCTCGACGTCATTGCCAAGGTGGCCGGTTCAGATGATGCGCTGAACGCACGCGATCGGATCATCATCTTTGATATCCGCATGCCCCGCGCGATCCTGGGTTTCCTGGTCGGTGGATCGCTTGCCGTCTCGGGCGCCATCATGCAGGGCCTGTTCCGCAATCCGCTTGCCGATCCTGGACTTGTCGGCGTGTCCTCAGGGGCCAGTCTCGGCGCAGTGGTGATCATCGTGCTCGCCAGCACCTTTGCCGCACCGCTCTACACGCTGCTCGGCATCTACGCACTGCCGATCGCAGCCTTCTGCGGCGGCCTCGCCAGCACGTGGCTGCTCTACCGGATCGCAACTGGGTACGGCCAGACCTCGGTTGCCACGATGCTGCTTGCCGGCATCGCGCTCGGCTCGCTTGCCGGTGCGCTCACCGGGCTTTTGATCTACATGGCCAATGATCAGCAACTGCGAGACCTCACTTTCTGGGGGATGGGATCACTTGCTGGAGCGACATGGGCAAAGATTGCCGCCGCAGCGCCAATCATTCTTCTCTCCTTTGCCGCCATACCGTTCATGGCCCGGGGCCTGAACGCCATCACGCTCGGCGAAGCGACGGCTTTTCACATGGGCGTCCCCGTCCAGCGGCTGAAGAATATCGCCATCGTCAGCGTTGCCGCTGCAACTGGTGCTTCGGTCGCGGTGAGTGGGGGCATCGGTTTCGTCGGCATTGTGGTTCCGCATGTGCTGCGAATGTCGATCGGCCCCGATCACCGCTTCCTGCTGCCAGCCTCCGCCCTTCTCGGCGGCTCGTTGCTGATTTTCGCCGATGTCCTTGCGAGGACGATCGTCGCGCCGGCCGAACTGCCGATCGGCATCATTACGGCGGCCGTCGGCGGCCCGTTCTTCCTGTGGATTCTGTTGCGGCATCGCGCACGCCTTGCCCTTTGA
- a CDS encoding heme ABC transporter ATP-binding protein, which translates to MIEVSGVSVRLSGKTIVRQVGFTARAGQLTAIAGPNGSGKTTTMKAVSGELPYAGTIRLNGQDVSALQPWQLATMRGVLPQASTISFPFMVREVVRMGLTTGVNRNPDKVEQIAANALTAVDLEGFEGRFYQELSGGEQQRVQLARVLCQIAEPVIDGKPCWLLLDEPVSSLDISHQLTIMTLARKFCEAGGGVIAVMHDLNLTALFADEMILMKSGQVAAAGGVRDVLTDETMETVFGCALRINQVPADGTPFVLAHSAVQT; encoded by the coding sequence ATGATCGAAGTATCCGGCGTTTCCGTACGCCTTTCCGGCAAGACCATCGTTCGTCAGGTCGGCTTTACCGCACGGGCTGGTCAGCTGACGGCGATTGCCGGTCCGAACGGTTCAGGCAAGACGACCACGATGAAGGCCGTCTCGGGCGAACTCCCCTACGCGGGCACCATTCGCCTCAATGGGCAGGATGTGAGCGCGCTGCAGCCATGGCAGCTGGCGACGATGCGTGGCGTGCTGCCGCAGGCAAGCACCATCTCCTTCCCGTTCATGGTGCGCGAAGTGGTCCGGATGGGCTTGACCACTGGCGTCAATCGTAACCCTGATAAAGTAGAACAGATTGCCGCCAATGCACTGACGGCTGTCGACCTCGAGGGCTTCGAAGGACGCTTCTATCAGGAGCTTTCGGGCGGTGAGCAGCAGCGCGTACAGCTCGCCCGCGTTCTGTGCCAGATCGCCGAGCCGGTCATCGACGGAAAGCCGTGCTGGCTCCTGCTCGACGAGCCGGTATCGAGCCTCGACATCAGCCATCAGTTGACCATCATGACATTGGCGCGCAAATTCTGCGAAGCTGGCGGCGGCGTCATCGCAGTCATGCACGACCTCAACCTGACTGCGCTCTTCGCCGACGAGATGATCCTCATGAAATCAGGGCAGGTGGCTGCGGCTGGTGGCGTCCGCGACGTGCTGACGGATGAGACCATGGAAACCGTCTTTGGCTGTGCCCTGCGGATCAACCAGGTTCCAGCGGACGGCACACCCTTCGTCCTTGCCCACAGTGCAGTTCAGACCTGA
- a CDS encoding DUF883 family protein, whose protein sequence is MEKIVASSLLHPLRSRRNGGTLHNIESTIEEQIETLRDDIAALTKIAGKQSRKSGDRLRYQAAAGYDDLLSRSEDLIHELRGGYLRGAHEVRNTVRRHPVATIGAAAAFGLVLALLARR, encoded by the coding sequence ATGGAGAAAATCGTGGCCTCTTCGCTCCTCCACCCCCTCCGCAGCCGGCGCAATGGCGGCACGCTTCACAACATTGAATCCACCATCGAAGAGCAGATCGAAACTCTTCGCGACGACATCGCGGCCCTGACGAAGATCGCTGGAAAGCAATCGCGCAAGTCGGGTGATCGACTTCGCTATCAGGCAGCAGCCGGCTACGACGATCTACTCTCCCGCAGCGAGGACCTGATCCACGAATTGCGGGGGGGTTACCTACGCGGCGCGCATGAAGTGCGCAACACGGTACGCCGGCACCCTGTAGCCACCATCGGGGCGGCGGCAGCCTTCGGGCTTGTCCTCGCCCTCCTTGCCCGCCGTTAA
- a CDS encoding RNA polymerase sigma factor, with product MEKQQPSFKRELLASLPSLRAFAISLIGRHDRADDLVQDTIMKAWAKQDHFEMGTNMKAWLFTILRNELYSQMRKSGREIQDSDGLFTESMAMHPSQYGALDLQDFKKALDQLPPDQREAIILVGASGFSYEEAAEICGCAVGTIKSRVNRARQRLQELLQISGEADFGPDATSSPLTSKAFAF from the coding sequence ATGGAAAAGCAGCAACCAAGCTTCAAGCGCGAACTCCTTGCGTCGCTACCGAGTCTGCGAGCCTTTGCCATCTCGCTGATTGGCCGGCATGACCGGGCGGACGATCTTGTTCAGGACACGATCATGAAGGCCTGGGCAAAGCAGGATCATTTCGAGATGGGCACCAACATGAAGGCCTGGCTCTTTACGATCCTGCGCAACGAGCTTTACAGCCAGATGCGCAAGAGCGGACGCGAAATCCAGGATAGCGATGGCTTGTTCACCGAGTCGATGGCGATGCACCCGTCGCAGTATGGCGCGCTCGATCTTCAGGATTTCAAGAAGGCGCTCGATCAGCTGCCCCCGGACCAGCGTGAAGCGATCATTCTGGTCGGCGCATCGGGGTTCTCCTACGAAGAAGCCGCGGAAATCTGCGGATGTGCCGTCGGCACGATCAAGAGCCGCGTCAATCGTGCCCGCCAGCGTCTCCAGGAACTGCTTCAGATTTCCGGCGAGGCCGATTTCGGGCCAGATGCAACATCCTCGCCGCTGACGTCCAAAGCCTTCGCCTTCTGA
- a CDS encoding NepR family anti-sigma factor: protein MRASDILDPNSQIGVKLRSLYAAVQEEAIPERFLDLLEKLDQAELVASAKAAK from the coding sequence ATGCGCGCAAGCGATATCCTGGACCCGAACAGCCAGATCGGGGTGAAGTTACGATCGCTTTATGCTGCCGTGCAGGAAGAAGCGATTCCGGAGCGCTTTCTCGATTTGCTCGAGAAGCTTGACCAGGCTGAACTGGTCGCTTCGGCCAAGGCCGCGAAGTAA
- a CDS encoding response regulator, whose product MTLSTRIAPHLPYLRRYSRALTGTQTSGDAYVAAVLEAIITDISIFPDTADDRVALYKLFTTLFGSVTVQIPEPASPYAWEQRATLNLAKVSPLARQAFILASVENFRVGEIAEILGVEEDEVVSLLDNASREISRQVATDVMIIEDEPLIAMDIEQMVESLGHRVTGIARTHAEAVALYNRTRPGMVLADIQLADGSSGIDAVNDILKTASVPVIFITAFPERLLTGERPEPTFLVTKPFNPDMVKALISQALFFNQSTKAAA is encoded by the coding sequence ATGACACTTTCGACTCGAATTGCGCCGCACCTTCCTTATCTGCGTCGTTATTCCCGCGCGCTTACTGGAACGCAAACGTCGGGCGACGCGTATGTAGCCGCCGTCCTCGAGGCAATCATTACCGATATATCCATTTTCCCGGATACCGCGGATGACCGCGTTGCATTGTACAAACTTTTCACCACGCTGTTTGGTTCCGTCACAGTCCAGATCCCTGAACCTGCCTCGCCTTACGCGTGGGAGCAGCGCGCAACGCTGAACCTCGCCAAGGTTTCGCCGCTCGCGCGCCAGGCTTTTATCCTCGCCTCCGTCGAGAACTTCCGGGTTGGAGAGATTGCCGAGATCCTGGGCGTGGAAGAGGACGAAGTCGTCAGCCTGCTCGACAACGCATCGCGCGAAATCTCTCGCCAGGTTGCCACGGACGTCATGATCATCGAGGACGAGCCGCTGATCGCGATGGACATCGAACAAATGGTGGAAAGCCTCGGCCACCGGGTGACCGGCATCGCCCGTACGCATGCCGAAGCGGTTGCGCTTTATAACAGGACCCGGCCGGGCATGGTTTTGGCAGATATCCAGCTTGCCGACGGCAGCTCCGGCATCGATGCGGTCAACGACATTCTCAAGACTGCGAGCGTGCCGGTGATCTTCATCACCGCCTTTCCCGAGCGACTGCTGACGGGCGAACGGCCGGAGCCGACCTTCCTGGTCACGAAGCCGTTCAATCCGGACATGGTCAAGGCATTGATCAGTCAGGCACTTTTCTTCAACCAATCCACCAAGGCCGCCGCCTGA
- a CDS encoding sensor histidine kinase: MSFAPEGRVVLLQRALASAGISVIYQDPGLSIIYADNLPAYFQPLAIPGGTDADLFGETHGRNLEKLKQQVFETGKQMTAEVDISIDGEMRTYELKIQRAGTDHAMGILSVISEVTEARHREKVLKSLLRELSHRSKNLLAIIQGIATQTARNTISLDSFLAKFRGRLQSLSNSQDLITDSSWRGAFLFELAEKQFAPYWPETAGPLPISGINVHLTPNAAVHVGLALHELIVNSASYGAIAGSKPAVTLSCHEVASAGRKAIEVSWSETLCDPTEIHEFSDNSFGKTVLERVVPSSVNGKAELTLVPGRIEYHLVIPDAEFEILRRPPRQAAMR; this comes from the coding sequence ATGTCCTTCGCGCCGGAAGGCAGAGTGGTTCTACTGCAGCGCGCGCTCGCAAGTGCCGGGATTTCAGTGATCTACCAGGATCCTGGCCTGTCGATCATCTATGCCGATAACCTTCCTGCGTATTTTCAGCCGCTTGCAATACCGGGCGGAACTGACGCAGATCTCTTCGGCGAGACACATGGGCGCAACCTGGAGAAGCTGAAGCAGCAGGTATTCGAAACCGGGAAGCAGATGACAGCCGAGGTCGACATTTCGATCGACGGGGAAATGCGCACGTACGAACTGAAGATCCAGCGCGCTGGCACGGATCACGCCATGGGCATCCTCTCCGTCATATCCGAGGTGACGGAGGCACGGCATCGCGAAAAGGTGCTGAAGTCCCTTCTTCGCGAGCTATCGCACCGCTCGAAGAACCTTCTGGCCATTATTCAGGGCATCGCCACACAAACGGCCCGTAACACCATATCGCTGGATAGCTTTCTGGCGAAATTCCGCGGGCGATTGCAATCGCTCTCGAACTCGCAGGACTTGATTACTGACTCCAGTTGGCGCGGTGCCTTCCTGTTCGAACTGGCTGAAAAGCAGTTCGCCCCCTATTGGCCTGAGACCGCAGGACCGCTGCCGATCTCCGGGATAAACGTCCACCTGACACCCAATGCCGCCGTGCATGTCGGCCTGGCGCTGCACGAATTGATCGTCAATTCGGCTTCCTATGGAGCGATCGCTGGCAGCAAACCTGCTGTCACCTTGAGCTGCCACGAAGTGGCCTCTGCCGGGCGAAAGGCAATCGAGGTTTCATGGTCGGAGACGCTGTGCGATCCGACAGAGATTCATGAATTCAGCGACAACAGCTTCGGCAAGACGGTGCTCGAGCGCGTCGTCCCCTCCTCGGTAAACGGCAAGGCCGAACTCACGCTGGTACCAGGCCGGATCGAATATCATCTGGTCATCCCTGACGCCGAGTTCGAGATTCTCCGGCGTCCTCCTCGACAGGCAGCGATGCGCTAA